In Carassius gibelio isolate Cgi1373 ecotype wild population from Czech Republic chromosome B19, carGib1.2-hapl.c, whole genome shotgun sequence, one DNA window encodes the following:
- the rfx5 gene encoding DNA-binding protein RFX5, with the protein MAEDQLKADASAGEGETEPSMLLQKLKSNISKNVQGKVDKILEDVQRFSDNDKLYLYLQLPSGPGAGEKSGDSNSVNTADQLHTCNWIRSHLEEHPDTCLPKQDVYETYRKHCDNLQHRPLSAANFGKIIRDIFPNIKARRLGGRGQSKYCYSGIRRKTVLNMPLLPNLDLKNDPSELTELVQTYKQEVTEAACELICDWAQKILKRSFDTVVEIARFLVQEHIVNPRCSQAELVTSAALAGGSSKPHKVIKKIPAASRAEEDNVTGENKQKEKDGVDQPPSSKQQVSEKPTNKVESARVEAYMKKLPQLLPRGTIPEKTSPPCLAPADSGSVQVTLPITVTTIPSQPGGTVPVMILPSGMSLSYPEREKTSVTVATSAAPTPVVQRARPAAPKRGPDPTTSVSAAGVAPKRKRGRPRKQRPEDMAPQLPSAPSSNPNPALLTRGVIQKALPSCAPAVPSQLVEIVIQDQQGLMLSQLPTIQEVTDAEHRGVVVQCQPAAEPEKQQSVLLMRGPNQPGYELSRRMVIQRAPLSREGRPAPQEVPQSTVTYLPPAMLLEDRGEVEITLTPVEPQVDSMPNSASIPSSFGSSFGETP; encoded by the exons ATGGCAGAAGATCAGTTAAAGGCAGACGCCTCGGCTGGGGAGGGGGAGACGGAGCCCAGCATGCTGCTGCAGAAGCTTAAAAGCAACATTTC TAAAAATGTGCAGGGCAAAGTGGACAAAATTTTG GAAGATGTACAGCGTTTCTCTGACAACGACAAGCTCTACCTTTATCTACAGCTACCCTCAGGTCCAGGTGCAGGCGAGAAGAG TGGTGATTCAAACTCGGTCAACACGGCAGACCAGCTTCACACCTGCAACTGGATCCGTAGCCACCTGGAAGAACATCCTGACACATGCCTACCTAAACAAGATGTTTACGAGACATACCG GAAGCACTGTGACAACTTACAGCATCGGCCTCTAAGTGCAGCAAATTTTGGCAAAATCATCCGAGACATCTTCCCAAACATTAAAGCACGAAGACTGGGTGGTAGAGGGCAGTCCAA ATACTGCTATAGTGGGATACGTCGAAAGACCGTGTTAAACATGCCATTACTGCCCAACCTGGACCTAAAAAATGACCCG TCTGAACTGACAGAACTGGTGCAAACCTACAAGCAAGAGGTCACCGAAGCAGCCTGTGAACTTATCTGTGACTGGGCCCAAAAGATCCTCAAGCGCTCTTTTGACACGGTGGTAGAAATCGCACGGTTCCTCGTACAGGAGCACATCGTCAACCCACGCTGCAGCCAGGCCGAGCTCGTCACTTCAGCTGCTCTGGCAG GCGGATCCTCCAAACCTCATAAAGTAATCAAAAAGATTCCAGCAGCTTCCCGAGCAGAAGAAGATAATGTCACTGGAGAAAATAAG CAAAAAGAGAAAGACGGTGTGGACCAGCCACCATCCAGTAAGCAGCAGGTCAGTGAAAAACCAACCAATAAGGTTGAGTCTGCTCGAGTGGAGGCTTATATGAAGAAGCTTCCTCAGCTCCTTCCCAGAGGCACCATTCCAGAGAAAACCTCCCCACCGTGTCTCGCACCAGCCGATTCGGGCAGCGTTCAAGTCACTCTACCCATCACAGTCACAACGATACCCTCTCAACCAGGCGGCACCGTCCCTGTTATGATTCTGCCATCAGGCATGAGTCTTTCTTACCCAGAGCGCGAGAAAACATCCGTCACGGTCGCCACTTCTGCTGCTCCGACTCCAGTCGTCCAGAGAGCGCGACCGGCGGCTCCAAAGCGTGGCCCTGACCCCACCACCTCagtgtcagctgctggtgttgctccGAAACGCAAAAGAGGACGTCCCAGAAAGCAAAGGCCAGAAGACATGGCACCGCAGCTGCCGTCAGCCCCAAGCTCAAATCCGAATCCAGCTTTGCTCACGAGAGGAGTGATCCAAAAGGCCTTGCCTTCCTGTGCACCCGCCGTTCCTTCTCAGTTGGTGGAAATTGTGATCCAGGACCAGCAAGGCTTGATGCTTAGCCAACTTCCGACCATCCAGGAAGTGACAGATGCTGAGCATAGAGGTGTAGTGGTGCAATGTCAACCTGCAGCAGAACCTGAGAAGCAGCAGTCCGTCCTGCTAATGCGAGGGCCCAACCAACCAGGTTACGAGCTGAGCCGCAGGATGGTCATCCAGCGTGCGCCGTTATCCAGAGAAGGAAGGCCGGCTCCCCAAGAAGTGCCACAGTCCACCGTTACGTACCTCCCGCCGGCGATGTTATTAGAAGACAGAGGAGAAGTGGAAATCACTCTGACTCCTGTGGAGCCACAGGTCGATTCCATGCCAAACTCAGCAAGTATTCCCAGCTCCTTCGGTTCCTCGTTTGGAGAAACCCCATAA
- the mindy1 gene encoding ubiquitin carboxyl-terminal hydrolase MINDY-1 isoform X1 encodes MADSCPDTVDGEIIGLSKGQQLKTTKNEDFDAARPHDKESSQKEGDTNTEQSSGSISHLMKDDLTACKEPPTATASLEDDANEAQSDIRKSQDKTDESEILNSQSCTPSQSEVTPTFSMVSLEFSEETNGIPPDGPLISSQSAQDGIQVPSQGSEGACAGAARASEPSMPAYYFVKWITWKEKKTAIITQSENGPCPLIAIMNILLLRWKVKLPAQMEVVTTEELMAHLGECVLSIKPREKAEGMELNFQQNMNDAMAVLPKLSTGLDVNVRFTGVSDFEYTPECIVFDLLDIPLYHGWLVDPQSPEVVSAVGKLSYNQLVEKIIEFKHSTDSSQVSEGLIAEQFLESTATQLSYHGLCELNTTAKEGELSVFFRNNHFSTMIKHKGHLYLLVTDQGFLQEESVVWESLHNVEGDGNFCDSDFRLCHPSQKPSAESQPSSQQQQQMQIDQDYLVAMSLQQQQGEAPGPLSDLELARQLQQEEYQQPQTQPHQPSAGQMRGQHAGQRRREKKDDSDCCIL; translated from the exons ATGGCAGATTCTTGCCCAGACACTGTTGATGGTGAGATTATAGGCCTTTCCAAGGGACAGCAgttaaaaacaaccaaaaatgAGGACTTTGATGCTGCTAGACCACACGACAAGGAAAGCAGCCAAAAAGAGGGTGACACCAATACTGAGCAATCCTCTGGGAGTATTTCTCACCTTATGAAAGATGATCTCACAGCATGCAAAGAACCTCCTACAGCGACAGCATCTCTCGAAGATGATGCTAATGAAGCTCAGTCTGATATCCGTAAAAGCCAAGACAAAACCGATGAATCTGAGATCCTCAATAGCCAATCCTGCACGCCCAGCCAATCAGAGGTGACGCCCACGTTCTCCATGGTTAGCCTGGAGTTCTCTGAGGAGACTAATGGTATTCCTCCTGATGGACCTTTGATTTCATCCCAGTCTGCTCAGGATGGCATCCAAGTCCCCTCTCAGGGGAGCGAAGGGGCCTGTGCGGGGGCTGCGAGGGCATCTGAGCCTAGCATGCCGGCATATTATTTTGTCAAGTGGATCACCTGGAAAGAGAAGAAGACGGCCATTATCACGCAGAGCGAGAACGGACCCTGCCCCCTGATTGCCATCATGAACATCCTGTTGTTGCGGTGGAAG GTGAAGTTGCCGGCTCAGATGGAAGTGGTCACCACTGAAGAGCTGATGGCTCATCTTG GTGAATGTGTGCTGTCCATCAAACCACGGGAGAAAGCAGAAGGCATGGAGCTCAACTTCCAGCAG AACATGAACGATGCGATGGCCGTGCTGCCAAAGTTGTCCACAGGCCTCGATGTCAATGTGCGTTTTACCGGTGTGTCGGATTTTGAGTACACTCCTGAGTGCATCGTCTTCGATCTGCTCGACATCCCGCTCTACCACGGCTGGCTTGTCGACCCACAG AGTCCTGAGGTGGTGTCTGCAGTGGGCAAACTCAGCTACAACCAACTGGTGGAGAAGATCATAGAGTTCAAGCACTCGACAGACAGCAGTCAAGTCAGTGAAG GTTTGATAGCAGAGCAGTTTTTGGAGTCCACAGCAACCCAGCTGTCGTATCACGGCCTGTGTGAGCTCAACACGACAGCCAAGGAGGGCGAACTGTCTGTATTTTTCAGGAACAACCACTTCAGCACTATGATAAAGCACAAG GGTCATCTTTACCTGCTGGTCACCGATCAGGGCTTCCTGCAGGAGGAGAGCGTGGTGTGGGAGAGTCTCCACAATGTGGAGGGGGATGGAAACTTCTGTGACTCGGACTTCAGATTGTGTCACCCTTCCCAGAAACCCTCAGCAGAGAGCCAGCCCTCCtcacaacaacagcagcaaatgCAGATCGATCAG GACTATCTGGTGGCGATGTccctgcagcagcagcagggtGAGGCTCCTGGACCCCTGAGTGATCTTGAGCTGGCCAGACAGCTGCAGCAGGAGGAGTACCAACAGCCACAAACACAACCGCACCAGCCCTCAGCGGGACAG ATGAGAGGTCAGCACGCAGGACAGAGGCGCCGGGAAAAGAAGGACGACTCGGATTGCTGTATTCTTTAG
- the mindy1 gene encoding ubiquitin carboxyl-terminal hydrolase MINDY-1 isoform X2, with the protein MADSCPDTVDGEIIGLSKGQQLKTTKNEDFDAARPHDKESSQKEGDTNTEQSSGSISHLMKDDLTACKEPPTATASLEDDANEAQSDIRKSQDKTDESEILNSQSCTPSQSEDGIQVPSQGSEGACAGAARASEPSMPAYYFVKWITWKEKKTAIITQSENGPCPLIAIMNILLLRWKVKLPAQMEVVTTEELMAHLGECVLSIKPREKAEGMELNFQQNMNDAMAVLPKLSTGLDVNVRFTGVSDFEYTPECIVFDLLDIPLYHGWLVDPQSPEVVSAVGKLSYNQLVEKIIEFKHSTDSSQVSEGLIAEQFLESTATQLSYHGLCELNTTAKEGELSVFFRNNHFSTMIKHKGHLYLLVTDQGFLQEESVVWESLHNVEGDGNFCDSDFRLCHPSQKPSAESQPSSQQQQQMQIDQDYLVAMSLQQQQGEAPGPLSDLELARQLQQEEYQQPQTQPHQPSAGQMRGQHAGQRRREKKDDSDCCIL; encoded by the exons ATGGCAGATTCTTGCCCAGACACTGTTGATGGTGAGATTATAGGCCTTTCCAAGGGACAGCAgttaaaaacaaccaaaaatgAGGACTTTGATGCTGCTAGACCACACGACAAGGAAAGCAGCCAAAAAGAGGGTGACACCAATACTGAGCAATCCTCTGGGAGTATTTCTCACCTTATGAAAGATGATCTCACAGCATGCAAAGAACCTCCTACAGCGACAGCATCTCTCGAAGATGATGCTAATGAAGCTCAGTCTGATATCCGTAAAAGCCAAGACAAAACCGATGAATCTGAGATCCTCAATAGCCAATCCTGCACGCCCAGCCAATCAGAG GATGGCATCCAAGTCCCCTCTCAGGGGAGCGAAGGGGCCTGTGCGGGGGCTGCGAGGGCATCTGAGCCTAGCATGCCGGCATATTATTTTGTCAAGTGGATCACCTGGAAAGAGAAGAAGACGGCCATTATCACGCAGAGCGAGAACGGACCCTGCCCCCTGATTGCCATCATGAACATCCTGTTGTTGCGGTGGAAG GTGAAGTTGCCGGCTCAGATGGAAGTGGTCACCACTGAAGAGCTGATGGCTCATCTTG GTGAATGTGTGCTGTCCATCAAACCACGGGAGAAAGCAGAAGGCATGGAGCTCAACTTCCAGCAG AACATGAACGATGCGATGGCCGTGCTGCCAAAGTTGTCCACAGGCCTCGATGTCAATGTGCGTTTTACCGGTGTGTCGGATTTTGAGTACACTCCTGAGTGCATCGTCTTCGATCTGCTCGACATCCCGCTCTACCACGGCTGGCTTGTCGACCCACAG AGTCCTGAGGTGGTGTCTGCAGTGGGCAAACTCAGCTACAACCAACTGGTGGAGAAGATCATAGAGTTCAAGCACTCGACAGACAGCAGTCAAGTCAGTGAAG GTTTGATAGCAGAGCAGTTTTTGGAGTCCACAGCAACCCAGCTGTCGTATCACGGCCTGTGTGAGCTCAACACGACAGCCAAGGAGGGCGAACTGTCTGTATTTTTCAGGAACAACCACTTCAGCACTATGATAAAGCACAAG GGTCATCTTTACCTGCTGGTCACCGATCAGGGCTTCCTGCAGGAGGAGAGCGTGGTGTGGGAGAGTCTCCACAATGTGGAGGGGGATGGAAACTTCTGTGACTCGGACTTCAGATTGTGTCACCCTTCCCAGAAACCCTCAGCAGAGAGCCAGCCCTCCtcacaacaacagcagcaaatgCAGATCGATCAG GACTATCTGGTGGCGATGTccctgcagcagcagcagggtGAGGCTCCTGGACCCCTGAGTGATCTTGAGCTGGCCAGACAGCTGCAGCAGGAGGAGTACCAACAGCCACAAACACAACCGCACCAGCCCTCAGCGGGACAG ATGAGAGGTCAGCACGCAGGACAGAGGCGCCGGGAAAAGAAGGACGACTCGGATTGCTGTATTCTTTAG
- the mllt11 gene encoding protein AF1q has protein sequence MLDTTSSQFDSFMFWRQPIPSLDLTELEDLGISIPKSKGAKSTKSSQKPLGPEEEEDLELLNYSTFNYWKEPIASVDTLDFSLLL, from the coding sequence ATGTTAGACACAACCAGCAGCCAGTTTGACTCCTTCATGTTTTGGAGGCAGCCCATCCCATCACTAGACCTGACAGAGCTTGAAGACCTTGGCATTTCTATACCTAAGTCCAAGGGAGCAAAgtcgaccaagagctcccaaaaACCCCTGGGAccggaggaggaagaggatttGGAGCTGTTGAATTACTCCACCTTCAACTACTGGAAAGAGCCCATCGCTAGTGTCGATACCTTGGATTTCAGCCTGCTGTTATAA
- the LOC127979153 gene encoding GA-binding protein subunit beta-1-like, translating to MSLVDLGKRLLEAARSGHDDEVRTLMANGAPFTTDWLGTSPLHLAAQHGHYSTAEVLLRAGVSRDARTKVDRTPLHMAATEGHEVIVDLLIRSGADINAKDMLKMTALHWAAQHGHHNIAELLVKHGADVHALSKFDKSAFDIAVDIQHAELMQLLQEGMQNQVNRNAEASIINGSSAPQFIIQGVPNIQGGVVNLNDLIKANSGDSEEAIAVSALDSSIQQVVNESGQRVITILTDQHGNLHTNGLGQPFFVTMQDGRQVLAVQSNQITEEVVDDSEPPARKRKTEVSSNNTETGETEHLQWQLQEANRKAQAYRQQLLRKEQEAEEYRMKLEAMENGQTNGTMALDQEHVVFVQEEVGIEETTEGEEEVVMFSEGGVVIKTEEIDYADEQITLVEATAGHTEVIS from the exons ATGTCGTTGGTGGATTTGGGAAAGCGTCTTCTAGAAGCAGCTCGGAGCGGTCATGATGATGAGGTCAGGACGCTGATGGCCAACGGAGCTCCGTTCACTACAGACTGG CTTGGAACATCTCCATTACATCTCGCAGCCCAGCATGGTCATTACTCGACTGCTGAGGTGCTGCTGAGGGCGGGTGTCAGCAGAGATGCCCGAACCAAAGTGGACAGGACCCCACTGCACATGGCAGCCACAGAGGGCCATGAGGTCATTGTGGATTTATTAATCAGG agTGGTGCTGACATCAATGCCAAGGACATGTTGAAGATGACGGCTCTTCACTGGGCAGCCCAGCACGGCCATCACAACATCGCAGAGCTGCTGGTCAAACATGGCGCTGATGTACATGCCCTCAGCAAGTTTGACAAATCAGCCTTTGACATCGCTGTCGATATACAACACGCTGAACTTATGCAGCTATTACAG GAGGGAATGCAGAATCAGGTGAACAGGAATGCAGAAGCTTCAATCATAAACGGCAGCTCCGCCCCACAGTTCATCATTCAGGGCGTCCCAAACATCCAAGGGGGAGTCGTCAACCTCAATGACTTGATCAAAGCCAACTCGG GTGACTCAGAGGAGGCCATTGCTGTCAGTGCCTTGGACTCGAGTATCCAGCAAGTTGTGAATGAATCGGGTCAGAGGGTCATAACCATATTAACAGATCAACATGGAAATCTGCATACGAATGGACTCGGCCAACCGTTCTTTGTCACAATGCAGGATGGACGACAAG tattggCAGTTCAATCCAATCAAATCACAGAGGAAGTGGTTGATGACTCTGAACCTCCTGCCCGTAAAAGAAAAACTGAAGTTTCATCCAATAATACAGAGACCGGTGAAACA GAGCATCTCCAGTGGCAGTTACAGGAAGCTAACAGGAAAGCTCAAGCCTATCGTCAGCAGTTGCTCCGCAAAGAGCAGGAAGCCGAGGAGTACCGCATGAAACTGGAAGCCATGGAAAACGGACAGACCAATGGCACCATGGCCCTCGACCAGGAGCACGTAGTGTTTGTGCAGGAAGAGGTCGGAATCGAAGAAACCACGGAGGGAGAAGAGGAAGTAGTCATGTTTTCAGAAGGTGGCGTAGTCATCAAAACAGAAGAGATTGACTATGCGGACGAGCAGATAACTTTAGTGGAAGCCACGGCGGGTCACACGGAGGTCATTTCATAA
- the sf3b4 gene encoding splicing factor 3B subunit 4 — translation MAAGPISERNQDATVYVGGLDEKVSEPLLWELFLQAGPVVNTHMPKDRVTGQHQGYGFVEFLSEEDADYAIKIMNMIKLYGKPIRVNKASAHNKNLDVGANIFIGNLDPEIDEKLLYDTFSAFGVILQTPKIMRDPDTGNSKGYAFINYASFDASDAAIEAMNGQYLCNRPITVSYAFKKDSKGERHGSAAERLLAAQNPLSQADRPHQLFADAPPPPSIPTPVMTALGPIPGMPPPGAFPPVPPPGTMPHGMPPSMGMHPAPGTTAPQGVGGGPPPGPPHFPPAGMNPPGMPPMPMHPSGHPGMVPPPPGPPGSSQQRAPPPPGMPPPPMGVPPRGPFGPPMGPPMHPGMRGPPPPMPPPGYGAGPPRPPPFGFQRGPPLPPRPPPVRAPMPP, via the exons ATGCCACTGTTTATGTGGGAGGTCTTGATGAGAAGGTCTCTGAACCTTTGCTATGGGAGCTTTTCCTGCAAGCTGGTCCTgttgtaaacacacacatgccCAAAGACAGAGTAACAGGACAACATCAGG GTTATGGCTTTGTGGAGTTCCTCAGCGAAGAGGATGCAGACTACGCCATAAAGATCATGAACATGATCAAACTTTATGGCAAACCCATTCGAGTCAACAAAGCTTCGGCACACAACAAGAACCTTGACGTCGGCGCTAACATCTTCATTGGCAACTTAGACCCTGAGATCGACGAGAAACTGCTTTATGACACCTTCAGCGCTTTCGGCGTGATCCTTCAGACACCCAAGATCATGCGTGATCCGGACACGGGCAACTCGAAGGGTTATGCTTTCATCAACTACGCAAGTTTTGATGCCTCCGATGCAGCCATTGAAGCCATGAATGGCCAGTATCTCTGCAACCGGCCCATCACGGTCTCATATGCCTTTAAGAAAGACTCAAAGGGCGAGAGGCACGGCTCAGCTGCAGAGCGCCTCCTGGCCGCCCAGAATCCTCTTTCACAGGCCGATCGTCCCCATCAGCTTTTCGCAGATGCTCCTCCACCCCCCAGTATTCCTACACCGGTCATGACCGCCCTTGGACCAATTCCAg GAATGCCACCTCCTGGTGCTTTCCCACCTGTTCCTCCTCCTGGCACAATGCCACATGGGATGCCACCCAGTATGGGCATGCATCCTGCACCAGGTACTACTGCACCACAGGGTGTAGGCGGAGGGCCCCCACCGGGACCACCACACTTCCCTCCTGCAGGAATGAATCCACCGGGAATGCCACCCATGCCCATGCATCCGTCAGGACATCCAGGAATGGTGCCTCCCCCACCAGGTCCGCCTGGATCTTCTCAACAAAGAGCACCACCTCCACCCGGCATGCCTCCTCCACCCATGGGTGTACCTCCCAGAGGACCATTTGGTCCCCCaatgg GTCCACCAATGCATCCAGGGATGAGGGGACCTCCTCCACCAATGCCACCTCCAGGTTATGGTGCCGGCCCACCCAGACCCCCGCCCTTTGGCTTTCAGAGAGGGCCTCCCTTGCCACCACGACCTCCTCCAGTGAGAGCACCAATGCCCCCCTAA